One region of Wyeomyia smithii strain HCP4-BCI-WySm-NY-G18 chromosome 3, ASM2978416v1, whole genome shotgun sequence genomic DNA includes:
- the LOC129729168 gene encoding uncharacterized protein LOC129729168, protein MDRIVADRATRHEIVTQRRLTCIYSTYGTTLRLPGEFFTASSSNLKPTLEFITKLKRAMASIRPTPTSNHSNRTPFVQREMATCSHVFVKVGVIKPPLTQPFDGPFRVLRRKKKVYIVDINGKPSPISIDRLKAAFVQTDDTSTAPTKPEPEEKPYTTRSGRQIKIPCRYW, encoded by the coding sequence ATGGACAGAATCGTTGCCGATCGTGCTACTCGGCATGAGATCGTCACTCAAAGAAGACTTACGTGCATCTACAGTACCTACGGTACTACACTTCGCTTGCCCGGTGAATTttttacagccagcagcagcaaTCTAAAACCAACGCTAGAGTTCATCACAAAGCTAAAGCGAGCCATGGCGAGTATTCGGCCTACCCCCACAAGCAATCATTCGAACCGGACACCGTTCGTTCAGAGGGAGATGGCTACATGCAGCCATGTTTTCGTAAAAGTTGGCGTAATTAAACCTCCACTTACACAACCGTTCGATGGACCGTTCCGTGTACTTCGAAGGAAGAAAAAGGTCTACATAGTCGATATCAACGGTAAACCATCTCCGATTTCTATCGATCGGCTGAAGGCAGCTTTCGTCCAGACTGATGACACCTCTACAGCACCAACCAAACCTGAGCCAGAGGAGAAGCCCTATACAACCAGATCGGGACGCCAAATTAAAATCCCTTGCCGCTACTGGTGA